A window of the Haloarcula litorea genome harbors these coding sequences:
- a CDS encoding MBL fold metallo-hydrolase — translation MFTRVSIPTPFQVGAVNAYLAGRTVVDPGPDSEEAWSRLLEALEARELGPGDVEQVVVTHPHPDHFGLAARLRDAGARVLASPEGAAIMRDFPARLRYEQDYFSDFFERCGLAAETAETVTQLPEAFLAYAESVETDRELDAGDTVTVDDEPLAVDAVAGHAEGERIFSYDHDGRREAVVGDNVLADITPNPFLQPPPAEGGERPRVLPAFNDSLRWLREQGHDRFLTGHREPVESPVERIDAVLAEHDQRTEAVADIVSGGATSPVDVMTGLFGDLPATEYFSGLSEAVGHLDVLETQDRVRRREKGGVIVYELQ, via the coding sequence ATGTTCACGCGGGTATCCATCCCGACGCCGTTCCAGGTCGGCGCGGTCAACGCCTACCTCGCGGGTCGGACCGTCGTCGATCCGGGACCGGACAGCGAGGAGGCGTGGTCGAGACTGCTCGAGGCGCTCGAAGCCCGCGAGCTGGGTCCCGGCGACGTCGAACAGGTGGTCGTCACCCACCCGCACCCGGACCACTTCGGACTGGCCGCGCGGCTCCGGGACGCCGGGGCACGCGTCCTGGCGAGTCCCGAGGGCGCGGCCATCATGCGGGACTTCCCCGCGCGGCTGCGCTACGAGCAGGACTACTTCTCGGACTTCTTCGAGCGGTGCGGGCTCGCGGCCGAGACGGCGGAGACGGTCACCCAGCTCCCGGAGGCGTTCCTCGCCTACGCCGAGAGCGTCGAGACCGACCGGGAACTGGACGCCGGCGACACCGTCACCGTCGACGACGAACCGCTCGCCGTCGACGCCGTGGCGGGCCACGCCGAGGGCGAGCGGATCTTCTCGTACGACCACGACGGCCGCCGGGAGGCCGTCGTCGGCGACAACGTGCTGGCCGACATCACGCCCAACCCCTTCCTCCAGCCACCCCCAGCTGAGGGCGGCGAGCGTCCGCGCGTCCTGCCGGCGTTCAACGACTCCCTGCGCTGGCTCCGCGAGCAGGGCCACGACCGCTTTCTCACCGGCCACCGCGAGCCCGTCGAGTCCCCGGTCGAGCGCATCGACGCCGTCCTCGCCGAGCACGACCAGCGGACCGAGGCGGTGGCCGACATCGTCAGCGGAGGCGCGACCTCCCCCGTCGACGTGATGACGGGGCTGTTCGGCGACCTGCCGGCGACGGAGTACTTCTCGGGGCTGAGCGAGGCCGTCGGGCACCTCGACGTGCTGGAGACACAGGACCGCGTGAGGAGACGGGAGAAAGGCGGCGTGATCGTCTACGAGCTACAGTAG
- a CDS encoding NADH-quinone oxidoreductase subunit N, translating to MTHQLPAWMGLAPALALAVTALVLLLVDSVDPDTTNTTLLGGVSIAGGLTSLAFAVWFVFGGTGIPESEGGVGTPVLFNGQLVVDQMALFFMVIVASVTTLVTLASTDYVREHAYQAEFYSLVMLAATGMAVLSAANSLATAFVALELVSLPSYALVAFLKKNRGSVEAGLKYFLIGAVSSAVFAYGISLVYAATGVLRFDGVATAIESGTIQTVVDGTVQAQSGSPAVPMSLLGVGILMVIGGVAFKIAAVPFQFWAPEAYEGAPAPVSAFLSSASKAAGFVLAFRVFAVAFPIGALVGSGALNWFAVFQVLAIATMFVGNFAAATQEKVKRMLAYSSVGHAGYVLIGLAALSATGDGMALSMSAGMAHLLVYGFMNTGAFLFIALAEYWGVGRRFEDYNGLGRQAPLACAAMTVFLFSLAGLPIGAGFFSKFYLFSATLDVGAWSLAAALVINSALSLFYYSRVVKAMWIEDPVSGRSIESYPTGLYTAIVAAALVTVLLIPGFDYVSSVAFRAVELL from the coding sequence ATGACGCATCAACTGCCCGCCTGGATGGGGCTCGCCCCGGCGCTCGCGCTCGCGGTCACCGCACTGGTGCTGCTGCTCGTCGACAGCGTCGACCCGGACACGACCAACACGACGCTGCTGGGCGGCGTCTCCATCGCCGGGGGCCTCACGTCGTTGGCCTTCGCCGTCTGGTTCGTCTTCGGCGGCACCGGCATCCCCGAGAGCGAGGGCGGCGTCGGCACGCCCGTCCTGTTCAACGGCCAGCTGGTCGTCGACCAGATGGCGCTGTTCTTCATGGTCATCGTCGCCAGCGTCACGACGCTGGTGACACTCGCCAGCACGGACTACGTCCGCGAACACGCCTACCAGGCGGAGTTCTACTCGCTGGTGATGCTGGCGGCCACCGGGATGGCCGTGCTGAGCGCGGCCAACAGCCTGGCGACGGCGTTCGTCGCGCTGGAGCTGGTCTCGCTGCCCTCCTACGCGCTCGTGGCCTTCCTCAAGAAGAACCGCGGGAGCGTCGAGGCCGGCCTGAAGTACTTCCTCATCGGCGCGGTCTCGTCGGCGGTGTTCGCCTACGGCATCTCGCTGGTGTACGCCGCGACCGGCGTCCTCCGGTTCGACGGCGTCGCCACCGCCATCGAGAGCGGGACGATCCAGACCGTCGTCGACGGCACCGTCCAGGCCCAGTCCGGGTCGCCCGCGGTGCCGATGTCGCTGCTGGGCGTCGGCATCCTGATGGTCATCGGTGGCGTCGCCTTCAAGATCGCCGCCGTGCCGTTCCAGTTCTGGGCACCGGAGGCCTACGAGGGCGCGCCCGCCCCCGTCTCGGCGTTCCTCTCGTCGGCCTCGAAGGCCGCCGGGTTCGTCCTCGCTTTCCGTGTGTTCGCCGTGGCCTTCCCCATCGGCGCGCTGGTCGGGAGCGGGGCGCTGAACTGGTTCGCCGTCTTCCAGGTGCTTGCCATCGCGACGATGTTCGTCGGCAACTTCGCCGCCGCCACCCAGGAGAAAGTCAAGCGGATGCTGGCATACTCCAGCGTCGGCCACGCCGGCTACGTCCTCATCGGGCTGGCCGCGCTGTCGGCCACCGGTGACGGGATGGCCCTGTCGATGAGCGCCGGGATGGCCCACCTGCTCGTCTACGGCTTCATGAACACCGGCGCGTTCCTGTTCATCGCGCTCGCCGAGTACTGGGGCGTCGGCCGCCGCTTCGAGGACTACAACGGCCTCGGTCGGCAGGCCCCGCTGGCCTGTGCCGCGATGACCGTCTTCCTGTTCAGCCTCGCCGGCCTCCCGATCGGGGCCGGGTTCTTCTCGAAGTTCTACCTGTTCTCGGCGACGCTTGACGTCGGCGCGTGGTCGCTGGCGGCCGCGCTGGTCATCAACAGCGCGCTGTCGCTGTTCTACTACTCCCGGGTCGTCAAGGCGATGTGGATCGAGGACCCGGTCTCCGGGCGCTCCATCGAGTCGTACCCGACGGGGCTGTACACCGCCATCGTCGCGGCGGCGCTCGTGACGGTGTTGCTGATCCCCGGCTTCGACTACGTCTCCAGCGTCGCCTTCCGCGCCGTCGAACTACTGTAG
- a CDS encoding DUF1028 domain-containing protein yields MTFSICVREPYEDDEGAEQTRYGVAVTTRLAAVGTLCPFANEHGAVATQSLVNVDLGRKGVAYLADGLAVDEALPALLNADDGKASRQLHGVDADGTFAFSGEECGEWYGHLEREGLTVAGNLLTGESVVTATADAFEAAADDLPLAERLIDALAAGHAEGGDKREELSVQSAALKVTSTEDREMVPYYNDLRVDATRTPVADLRETYELAGESYAAAVERYEEEYEDDTLDGE; encoded by the coding sequence ATGACGTTCAGCATCTGCGTCCGCGAGCCCTACGAGGACGACGAGGGAGCCGAACAGACCCGCTACGGCGTCGCGGTGACGACCCGCCTGGCCGCCGTCGGGACGCTCTGTCCGTTCGCCAACGAGCACGGGGCCGTCGCCACGCAGTCGCTGGTCAACGTCGACCTCGGCCGGAAGGGGGTCGCGTACCTCGCCGACGGGCTGGCGGTCGACGAGGCGCTCCCGGCCCTGCTGAACGCCGACGACGGGAAGGCCTCCCGACAGCTCCACGGCGTCGACGCCGACGGCACGTTCGCCTTCTCCGGCGAGGAGTGTGGCGAGTGGTACGGCCACCTCGAACGCGAGGGGTTGACCGTCGCCGGTAACCTGCTCACCGGCGAGTCCGTCGTCACCGCGACGGCCGACGCCTTCGAGGCCGCCGCCGACGACCTGCCCCTGGCCGAACGCCTGATCGACGCGCTCGCCGCCGGCCACGCCGAGGGCGGCGACAAGCGCGAGGAACTGTCGGTCCAGTCGGCCGCGCTGAAGGTGACGAGCACCGAGGACCGCGAGATGGTCCCCTACTACAACGACCTCCGGGTCGACGCCACGCGCACGCCCGTCGCCGATCTCCGCGAGACCTACGAGCTCGCCGGCGAGAGCTACGCCGCGGCCGTCGAGCGGTACGAGGAGGAGTACGAGGACGATACCCTCGACGGCGAGTGA
- a CDS encoding proton-conducting membrane transporter, with the protein MTTRPRLTEEGNFVAGLAAVALFLVLGAVFVGVSFPGQVGFPQGAAVTKSLGAAMFDIAPSALMGENEAAVPGEGFLVAFEIIDVVLVAALVGAVMLARREESGENVGVGASDPADDPAAVAADGGPAADDERGGDDA; encoded by the coding sequence ATGACCACCCGCCCACGGCTCACCGAGGAGGGGAACTTCGTCGCGGGGCTGGCCGCCGTCGCCCTCTTCCTGGTGCTGGGGGCGGTGTTCGTCGGCGTCTCCTTCCCCGGGCAGGTCGGGTTCCCGCAGGGAGCGGCCGTCACCAAGAGCCTCGGCGCGGCGATGTTCGACATCGCGCCGAGCGCGCTGATGGGCGAGAACGAGGCCGCGGTCCCCGGCGAGGGCTTCCTCGTCGCGTTCGAGATCATCGACGTGGTGCTGGTCGCCGCACTGGTCGGCGCGGTGATGCTGGCCCGCCGCGAGGAGTCCGGCGAGAACGTCGGCGTCGGCGCGTCCGACCCCGCCGACGACCCGGCCGCCGTCGCCGCCGACGGCGGCCCGGCCGCCGACGACGAGCGGGGAGGTGACGACGCGTGA
- a CDS encoding complex I subunit 4 family protein: protein MWVAALLAVTLLGSGVVMLSPDRYAGKLAAAISAVPALASIYMYYVYLTDFGGSGNALLSPEGVAFGTQVPWLSLGDLTVSYYVGLDGVSMPLLALTTVLTTLAIVSAWTPIDDRQSQFYGLMLFMETSLIGVFAALDFFLWFVFWEGVLIPMYFLIGVWGGPRRKYAAIKFFVYTNVASLIMFAGLFALVFSTDLTTLSLPAMAEAFRSASDLPSIAGVGLATISFVLMFFGFAVKVPVFPLHTWLPDAHVEAPTPVSVMLAGVLLKMGTYALLRFNFTMLAETARALAVPIAIVGVVSVIYGAMLALAQRDLKRIVAYSSISSMGYVILGLVAFTPYGMGGATFQMVAHGLISGLMFMTVGVIYNTTHTRMVGDMSGLADRMPWTVGIFVAAAFGYMGLPLMAGFAGEYFIFLGAFDAATLGSAAPLLTSLAMFGIVVVAGYLLWAMQRTLFGGFTLETDYEIGPAAFHDVAPLAVLLLLVIALGVAPDLSYDMIQHAIVPITGGGA from the coding sequence ATGTGGGTCGCCGCACTCCTCGCCGTGACGCTGCTGGGCAGCGGCGTCGTGATGCTGTCGCCGGACCGCTACGCCGGCAAGCTCGCGGCCGCGATCAGCGCCGTCCCCGCGCTGGCGTCGATCTACATGTACTACGTCTACCTGACGGACTTCGGCGGCAGCGGGAACGCCCTGCTCTCGCCGGAGGGCGTGGCCTTCGGGACGCAGGTCCCGTGGCTCTCGCTCGGTGATCTCACCGTCTCCTACTACGTCGGGCTGGACGGCGTCAGTATGCCGCTGCTGGCGCTGACGACGGTCCTGACCACGCTCGCCATCGTCTCGGCGTGGACGCCCATCGACGACCGTCAGTCCCAGTTCTACGGGCTGATGCTGTTCATGGAGACGAGCCTCATCGGCGTCTTCGCGGCGCTCGACTTCTTCCTCTGGTTCGTCTTCTGGGAGGGCGTGCTCATCCCGATGTACTTCCTCATCGGCGTCTGGGGCGGCCCTCGGCGGAAGTACGCCGCGATCAAGTTCTTCGTCTACACCAACGTCGCCTCGCTGATCATGTTCGCGGGCCTGTTCGCGCTGGTGTTCAGCACGGACCTCACGACGCTGTCGCTGCCCGCGATGGCCGAGGCGTTCCGGTCCGCCAGTGACCTCCCGAGCATCGCCGGCGTGGGCCTGGCGACGATCTCGTTCGTCCTGATGTTCTTCGGGTTCGCGGTGAAGGTGCCCGTCTTCCCGCTGCACACCTGGCTGCCCGACGCCCACGTCGAGGCACCGACGCCGGTGTCGGTGATGCTTGCGGGCGTCCTGCTGAAGATGGGGACCTACGCCCTGCTGCGGTTCAACTTCACGATGCTGGCCGAGACCGCACGGGCGCTCGCGGTCCCGATCGCCATCGTCGGCGTCGTCAGCGTCATCTACGGGGCGATGCTCGCGCTGGCCCAGCGCGACCTCAAGCGCATCGTCGCGTACTCCTCGATCTCCTCGATGGGGTACGTCATCCTCGGGCTCGTCGCGTTCACGCCCTACGGGATGGGCGGGGCGACGTTCCAGATGGTCGCCCACGGCCTCATCTCCGGGCTGATGTTCATGACCGTCGGCGTCATCTACAACACGACCCACACGCGGATGGTCGGCGACATGTCCGGCCTCGCGGACCGGATGCCTTGGACGGTGGGCATCTTCGTGGCCGCCGCGTTCGGCTACATGGGCCTGCCGCTGATGGCCGGCTTCGCCGGGGAGTACTTCATCTTCCTCGGGGCGTTCGACGCGGCGACGCTGGGCAGCGCCGCGCCGCTGTTGACCTCGCTCGCGATGTTCGGCATCGTCGTCGTCGCCGGCTACCTGCTGTGGGCGATGCAGCGGACGCTCTTTGGCGGCTTCACGCTGGAGACCGACTACGAGATCGGTCCGGCCGCGTTCCACGACGTCGCGCCGCTGGCGGTCCTGCTGTTGCTGGTCATCGCACTCGGTGTCGCACCGGACCTCTCCTACGACATGATCCAACACGCTATCGTTCCCATCACCGGAGGTGGTGCATAG
- a CDS encoding AsnC family protein, with translation MSATKSPSVYQRLQTADNPHRDEEILRHLYHEAALSLREMAERLGVSPKTVKDWMDKYGIERRDKREAYNLKQIQKGEGITVNSDSESSGKTWSFQR, from the coding sequence ATGAGTGCTACAAAGTCCCCCTCCGTGTACCAGCGACTCCAGACGGCTGACAATCCCCACCGTGACGAAGAGATTCTTCGACACTTGTACCACGAAGCCGCTCTTTCGCTTCGGGAAATGGCAGAGCGGCTTGGTGTTAGCCCTAAGACTGTAAAGGATTGGATGGACAAGTACGGAATCGAGCGACGGGACAAGCGGGAAGCCTACAATCTCAAGCAGATTCAGAAGGGTGAGGGTATCACAGTCAACAGCGACAGTGAAAGCTCAGGGAAGACTTGGAGCTTCCAGCGATAA
- a CDS encoding NuoI/complex I 23 kDa subunit family protein has translation MIGIMKSMATTMKHALDGETFTVEYPETAPEVSPRFRGVHKWSQERCIWCRQCENVCPNNTIQIVMDEQRNGEQYNLHIGQCIYCRLCEEVCPTDAILLTQNFEFTADTKDEFAYDKEQLRNVPWYKDIDPLQSREPDRGAWIGEGEGEVDYQ, from the coding sequence GTGATCGGAATCATGAAATCCATGGCGACGACGATGAAACACGCCCTCGACGGGGAGACGTTCACGGTGGAGTACCCCGAGACCGCCCCCGAGGTGAGCCCCCGCTTCCGCGGCGTCCACAAGTGGAGCCAGGAGCGGTGTATCTGGTGTCGGCAGTGCGAGAACGTCTGTCCGAACAACACCATCCAGATCGTGATGGACGAACAGCGCAACGGCGAGCAGTACAACCTCCACATCGGCCAGTGCATCTACTGCCGGCTGTGCGAGGAGGTCTGCCCGACCGACGCCATCCTGCTGACCCAGAACTTCGAGTTCACGGCGGACACGAAAGACGAGTTCGCCTACGACAAGGAGCAGCTGCGCAACGTCCCGTGGTACAAGGACATCGACCCGCTGCAGTCCCGCGAACCCGACCGGGGCGCGTGGATCGGCGAGGGCGAGGGCGAGGTCGACTACCAGTAA
- the nuoL gene encoding NADH-quinone oxidoreductase subunit L: MAAFTYAPAIVLLPFVSFLVALFAGDRMPKGGALAGITATGGSLLLSIWVALDVAGFLGSSTAYNEFVYTWAAGVESVALRFGLLLDPLSALMLLIVTLISFLVHIFSLGYMNDEGETGLPRYYAGLGLFTASMLGFVVANNLLMAFMFFELVGLCSYLLIGFWFREDGPPSAAKKAFLVTRFGDYFFLIGVVGIFATFGTGLFAPITENGEVVAQSFPVLAEHAIVDGETAGIAMLDTVGLSPQAWFTVLGLLVLGGVIGKSAQFPLHTWLPDAMEGPTPVSALIHAATMVAAGVYLVARMYGFYAVSPTALAIIALVGGFTALFAATMGLVKQEIKQVLAYSTISQYGYMMLALGSGGYVAAVFHLTTHAVFKALLFLGAGSVIIAMHHNENMWDMGGLKDRMPVTYYAFLSGSLALAGILPFAGFWSKDEVLYEALIHGFGSAGGLGTAYLLAYAMGLLAVFFTGFYTFRMVFLTFHGEPRSETARDPEPVRWNVKGPLAVLGVLAATVGFINMKPVAELTGAHIDFLHKWLLGPEEGGWPAALNTGLHHYEVLLEEVAGVGAGEPLGATGTLLASAAVSLGLALAGAGAATSLYRGPDPEEHTDKLGSLKTLLMHNYYQDEYQVWLATGLTYPLARAMDKFDQGVVDGVVNGVSSVSLFGGRRMRRIQSGVVSNYATLLTLGLVLLLAAFGLAGGWF; the protein is encoded by the coding sequence ATGGCTGCATTCACATACGCTCCGGCGATCGTCCTGCTGCCGTTCGTATCGTTCCTCGTCGCGCTGTTCGCGGGCGACCGGATGCCCAAGGGCGGCGCGCTCGCGGGCATCACCGCGACGGGCGGATCGCTGCTGCTCTCTATCTGGGTCGCGCTCGACGTGGCCGGGTTCCTCGGGAGCTCGACGGCCTACAACGAGTTCGTCTACACGTGGGCCGCCGGGGTCGAGTCCGTCGCGCTCCGGTTCGGACTCCTGCTGGACCCGCTGTCGGCGCTGATGCTGCTGATCGTGACGCTCATCTCGTTCCTCGTCCACATCTTCTCGCTGGGCTACATGAACGACGAGGGCGAGACCGGGCTGCCGCGCTACTACGCCGGTCTCGGGCTGTTCACGGCGAGTATGCTCGGGTTCGTCGTCGCCAACAACCTCCTGATGGCGTTCATGTTCTTCGAGCTGGTCGGTCTCTGCTCGTACCTGCTCATCGGCTTCTGGTTCCGGGAGGACGGCCCGCCCAGCGCCGCGAAGAAGGCGTTCCTCGTCACCCGCTTCGGTGACTACTTCTTCCTCATCGGCGTGGTTGGGATCTTCGCCACCTTCGGAACCGGGCTGTTCGCGCCCATCACGGAGAACGGCGAGGTCGTCGCACAGTCGTTCCCGGTGCTGGCCGAACACGCCATCGTCGACGGCGAGACGGCCGGCATCGCGATGCTGGACACCGTCGGCCTCTCGCCGCAGGCCTGGTTCACGGTGCTTGGCCTGCTCGTGCTCGGGGGCGTCATCGGAAAGTCCGCGCAGTTCCCGCTGCACACGTGGCTGCCCGACGCGATGGAGGGTCCGACGCCGGTCTCCGCGCTCATCCACGCGGCGACGATGGTCGCGGCCGGCGTCTACCTCGTCGCGCGGATGTACGGCTTCTACGCCGTCTCGCCGACCGCGCTCGCGATCATCGCGCTGGTCGGCGGGTTCACGGCCCTGTTCGCGGCGACGATGGGCCTCGTGAAACAGGAGATCAAGCAGGTGCTCGCGTACTCCACCATCTCCCAGTACGGCTATATGATGCTCGCGCTGGGGTCGGGCGGCTACGTCGCCGCCGTCTTCCACCTGACCACCCACGCCGTGTTCAAGGCGCTGCTGTTCCTCGGCGCGGGGTCGGTCATCATCGCGATGCACCACAACGAGAACATGTGGGACATGGGTGGTCTGAAAGACCGGATGCCGGTGACGTACTACGCGTTCCTCTCCGGGTCGCTGGCGCTGGCCGGCATCCTGCCGTTCGCCGGCTTCTGGTCGAAAGACGAGGTGCTGTACGAGGCGCTCATCCACGGGTTCGGCTCGGCGGGCGGCCTCGGGACGGCCTACCTCCTCGCGTACGCGATGGGGCTGCTCGCGGTCTTTTTCACCGGCTTCTACACCTTCCGGATGGTGTTTCTCACCTTCCACGGCGAGCCCCGGTCCGAGACGGCGCGTGACCCCGAGCCGGTCCGCTGGAACGTCAAAGGGCCGCTCGCGGTGCTGGGCGTGCTGGCCGCGACGGTCGGGTTCATCAACATGAAGCCCGTCGCCGAACTCACGGGCGCACACATCGACTTCCTCCACAAGTGGCTGCTCGGTCCCGAGGAGGGCGGCTGGCCGGCCGCGCTGAACACCGGGCTCCACCACTACGAGGTGCTGCTGGAGGAGGTCGCTGGCGTCGGTGCCGGCGAGCCACTCGGCGCGACCGGGACGCTGCTGGCCTCGGCGGCCGTCTCGCTGGGGCTGGCGCTGGCCGGTGCGGGTGCCGCGACGTCGCTGTATCGCGGTCCCGACCCCGAAGAGCACACCGACAAGCTCGGCAGTCTGAAGACGCTACTCATGCACAACTACTACCAGGACGAGTACCAGGTGTGGCTCGCGACGGGGCTGACCTACCCCCTCGCGCGTGCGATGGACAAGTTCGACCAGGGCGTCGTCGACGGCGTCGTCAACGGCGTCTCCAGCGTGAGCCTGTTCGGTGGCCGGCGGATGCGGCGCATCCAGTCCGGCGTCGTCAGCAACTACGCGACGCTGCTGACGCTGGGGCTGGTCCTCCTGCTGGCCGCCTTCGGCCTCGCCGGGGGGTGGTTCTGA
- the nuoK gene encoding NADH-quinone oxidoreductase subunit NuoK has translation MIPVQAYLLLSAALFCIGLFGILTRRNALIFLMSVELMLNAANINFVAFSLQHGNLTGQVFALFGMALAAAEVAIGIGIILVLYRNFSDVDVTKATTMRW, from the coding sequence GTGATCCCCGTCCAGGCGTACCTCCTGCTGTCGGCGGCGCTGTTCTGCATCGGCCTGTTCGGCATCCTCACCCGGCGGAACGCGCTGATCTTCCTGATGTCCGTCGAGCTGATGCTGAACGCAGCGAACATCAACTTCGTCGCGTTCTCGCTCCAGCACGGCAACCTCACCGGCCAGGTGTTCGCGCTGTTCGGGATGGCCCTGGCCGCCGCGGAGGTCGCCATCGGTATCGGCATCATCCTCGTGCTGTACCGGAACTTCAGTGACGTGGACGTGACGAAGGCGACGACGATGAGGTGGTAA
- a CDS encoding NADH-quinone oxidoreductase subunit J codes for MGLYESIAFALFAMVTVGSAAGVVLVRDVWHSALLLGVSLVSVAVFYILNQAAFVATMQILVYVGGVLILITFAVMLTREDESVIEVTP; via the coding sequence ATGGGACTGTACGAGTCAATCGCGTTCGCGCTGTTCGCTATGGTGACGGTGGGCAGCGCGGCAGGCGTCGTGTTAGTTCGGGACGTCTGGCACTCGGCGCTGTTACTGGGCGTCTCCCTGGTCAGTGTCGCCGTGTTCTACATCCTGAACCAAGCGGCGTTCGTCGCAACGATGCAAATCCTGGTGTACGTCGGGGGCGTCCTCATCCTCATCACCTTCGCGGTGATGCTCACCCGTGAGGACGAGTCAGTGATCGAGGTGACACCATGA
- a CDS encoding DUF7553 family protein, whose product MNKHFEDARYYLKRAGETAGKGVREELEPVEQRFRELTGKEEEPEPGRLDKVKADLKDLQQNAEGEAERAIEDAREKIEAYRSTDSADA is encoded by the coding sequence ATGAACAAGCACTTCGAGGACGCACGGTACTACCTCAAGCGAGCGGGCGAGACGGCCGGTAAGGGCGTCAGAGAGGAGCTGGAACCCGTCGAGCAGCGGTTCCGAGAGCTCACCGGTAAGGAGGAGGAACCCGAGCCCGGTCGCCTCGACAAGGTCAAGGCCGACCTGAAAGACCTCCAGCAGAACGCCGAGGGCGAGGCCGAACGGGCCATCGAGGACGCCCGTGAGAAGATCGAGGCGTACCGCTCGACGGACTCGGCGGACGCGTAG
- a CDS encoding tyrosine-type recombinase/integrase, producing MTLEPLAPDTAVEQYLKSREQDASASTVRNHRYRLRQFLEWADETGLDNMNELTGRLAERFKNWRISECDINSVTLEQHLRTFRVFVRWCESVDAVEQGTAEKIIVPRVSKGEKVREEHVDNEQADAIIDYLHRFEYASLSQVIFHTLWHTGCRRGALHALDLDDWHPQDRYLAFRHRPETDTPLKLQDDGERHVTVSNDRLAQSLDDYIAENRHDVTDEHGRKPLFTTRNGRISGNSIQQHVYKVTRPCFYAGKCPHNREIDDCEGTQASGYSSCPSSLSPHPVRRGAITAHLNKDIPKEIASERMSVSVDTLEEHYDARTAEEKRQNRAQYLDNL from the coding sequence ATGACGCTCGAACCACTCGCACCGGATACGGCAGTCGAACAGTACCTCAAATCAAGAGAACAGGACGCTTCCGCAAGCACCGTTCGGAATCACCGCTACCGCTTGCGTCAGTTCCTCGAATGGGCCGACGAAACCGGGTTGGACAATATGAATGAGCTTACCGGACGGCTCGCAGAACGCTTCAAGAATTGGCGAATCTCTGAATGCGATATTAATAGCGTTACCCTCGAACAGCACCTTCGCACCTTCCGCGTGTTTGTGCGTTGGTGCGAGAGTGTTGATGCTGTCGAACAGGGTACGGCAGAGAAGATTATTGTCCCCCGTGTCTCGAAGGGTGAGAAAGTCCGTGAGGAACACGTCGATAACGAACAGGCAGACGCGATAATCGACTATCTACACCGATTCGAGTATGCGTCTCTCTCGCAAGTTATCTTCCACACTCTCTGGCATACTGGTTGTCGGCGCGGGGCACTACACGCGCTTGACTTGGACGACTGGCACCCACAGGACAGGTATCTCGCCTTTCGTCACCGCCCCGAGACGGACACGCCCCTCAAGCTACAGGACGACGGAGAGCGACACGTCACAGTCTCTAATGACAGGCTCGCACAGTCGCTTGACGATTACATAGCAGAGAACAGGCACGACGTGACGGACGAACACGGACGGAAACCACTGTTCACTACTCGGAACGGACGTATCTCGGGGAACAGCATTCAACAACACGTCTACAAGGTTACTCGGCCCTGTTTCTACGCAGGGAAGTGTCCCCACAATCGGGAGATTGATGACTGCGAGGGAACGCAGGCAAGCGGATACTCAAGCTGTCCGTCAAGCCTTTCTCCCCACCCTGTGCGACGGGGAGCTATCACCGCACACCTGAACAAAGATATTCCGAAGGAAATCGCTTCCGAGCGAATGAGCGTTAGTGTGGATACGCTGGAAGAGCATTATGACGCTCGCACAGCCGAAGAGAAACGTCAGAACAGGGCACAGTACCTTGACAATCTGTAG